CGGGCGTGGAGAACCTCAAGGTGGCCGTGATGGGCTGCATCGTCAATGGCCCGGGCGAAAGCAAGCACGCCGACATCGGTATCAGCCTGCCGGGCACGGGCGAGGCCCCCGCCGCGCCGGTTTTCATCGATGGCGAGAAGGCCTTGACCCTGCGGGGCGAGCGCATTGCAGAAGAGTTCATGGCCCTGGTGCAGAACTACATCGACCGACGTTTCGGCCAGGCCAAGGCCGAGGCCTGATTCCCACAGAACCCCAGAAGAACAAGACCATGGCCGAGATCCTGAAAGCCATCAAAGGCATGAACGACATCCTGCCGCCGGAATCGGCGCGCTGGGAATGGCTGGAAGACATCGTGCGGCAACTGATGCGCCGCTACGGCTTCCAGAACATGCGCACCCCCATCGTCGAGCCCACGGCCCTGTTCGTGCGTGGCCTGGGCGAGGTGACGGACATCGTCGAGAAGGAGATGTACTCCTTTGAAGACAGCCTCAACGGCGACCGTCTGACGCTGCGCCCCGAAGGCACCGCCGGTGCCGTGCGCGCCATCAACGAGCACAGCTTTCTGTACGAAGGCGGCAAGCGCCTGTACTACATCGGCCCGATGTTCCGGCACGAGCGCCCGCAGAAGGGCCGCTATCGCCAGTTCCACCAGGTGGGCGCCGAGGTGCTGGGCTTTGCCGGCCCCGATGTCGACGCGGAGCTGATCCTCATGACGGCCGCGCTGTGGCGCGACCTTGGTCTGGTCGTGGGCCGGGACGTCAAGCTGCAGCTCAACAGCCTGGGCCAGCCCGAAGAGCGCAAGGCCCACCGCGAGGCCCTGATCCGTCATCTCGAGGCGCACGCCGAGCTGCTGGACGAAGACGGCAAGCGCCGCCTGCACAGCAACCCGCTGCGCATCCTCGACACCAAGAACCCGGTCATGCAGCCGGTGGTCGAAGCGGCCCCGCGCCTGCTCGACTTCCTGGGTGAGGCCTCGCTGGCACACTTCAACGCCGTCAAGGCCGTGCTGGATGCCGCCGGGGTGCCTTACGAGGTCAACACGCG
This is a stretch of genomic DNA from Aquabacterium olei. It encodes these proteins:
- the hisS gene encoding histidine--tRNA ligase, with protein sequence MAEILKAIKGMNDILPPESARWEWLEDIVRQLMRRYGFQNMRTPIVEPTALFVRGLGEVTDIVEKEMYSFEDSLNGDRLTLRPEGTAGAVRAINEHSFLYEGGKRLYYIGPMFRHERPQKGRYRQFHQVGAEVLGFAGPDVDAELILMTAALWRDLGLVVGRDVKLQLNSLGQPEERKAHREALIRHLEAHAELLDEDGKRRLHSNPLRILDTKNPVMQPVVEAAPRLLDFLGEASLAHFNAVKAVLDAAGVPYEVNTRLVRGMDYYNLTVFEWVTDRLGAQGTVCGGGRYDGLIEQLGGKPAPAVGWGLGMERLLLLLEEVGVPAPETAPDAFAVVFAGTPLPTVLATLEALRAEGIAVVLNPAGKEGPASPKSQFKKADASGARFALVFGPDEVAQGTVSVKPLRDGGEQLRQPLNDVSAWAPSLRVGRPS